The uncultured Ilyobacter sp. nucleotide sequence CTTTTTACACCTAAAAGTCTTATCACATTAAAATGTTCTCTTGTCTGGGGCATTACTCCATCGTCTGCTGCTACCACCAATATCATAAAGTCAATACCACTTACTCCAGATACCATATTCTTTATAAACTTTTCATGCCCTGGTACATCTACAAGACCAACTTTTTTACCTGATTCCAGTGTAAGATATGTAAATCCAAGGTTTATAGTCATTCCCCTTTTTTTCTCCTCAGGAAGTGTATCAGTATCTGTTCCAGTTAGGTTTCTTACAAGGGTAGTTTTACCGTGATCTATGTGCCCTGCTGTACCAATTACAATATTTTTCATACCTTCACCTCTTTAACACTCTATTATTTTAAATTTCTGTTATTTATTTTTGAATAATATCAACTGCTCTTTTGGCAAGTCTATGAAGTTCATCATTTTTAACGGCTTTAACATCTAATATAAACAGGTTATTTCTTATTATTCCAACAATGTGAGGTGTCCCTAACCTGAACTCTCTTTCTAATTCTATTGGATTACCCTCTATACCCACTCCATAGCTCTTTACTGTTTCTCCTGGCATAGAGCCACCGCCTATTGTAGCTTCGGTCTCTACAAGTCTACATTTGACATTGTTCTTATGAAGGTCTTCAACTAACTGTGTGGCTTTTTCTTTTACTTTAACTGGATTTTCTAATATCATGCTTAGAGTAGGAATCTCAGAGACCGCCTCTCTTTCATCTAGATAATATCTCAAGGTAGATTCTAGTGCTGCCAATGTCATTTTACTGACTCTTAGAGCTCTTAGCAGCTGATTCTTTTTAAGTCGGTCTATATATTTCTTCTTTCCTACGATTATTCCTGCCTGAGGCCCTCCTAAGAGTTTATCCCCGCTAAAGGTTATCAAATCTATTCCAGAAGCTATACTTTCCTGCACTGTAGGTTCTTTTTTCACCCCATACTTACCGAAGTCTACAAGTACGCCACTTCCTAGATCCTCCATTGTAAGGACATTATTTTCTTTTCCTATTTCAGCAAGCTCACTATTTGTGACTTCCTTGGTAAAACCTACAATTTTATAATTAGAAGTATGGATTTTAAGAAGTATAGAGGTATTTTCTGTTATAGCTTCTATATAATCCTTTGGATGGGTTCTGTTTGTTGTTCCCACCTCTATAAGCTTTGTGCCTGATATCTTCATTATATCCGGAACTCTAAAAGACCCTCCAATCTCCACAAGTTCCCCCCTTGATACAACGGCTTCCCCGTCTTTTGCAAACTCATTTAAAGCCAGCATTACTGCCGCTGCGTTGTTATTTGTAAGGACTGCCCCTTCAGCACCTGTAACTGTACAGACTAGTTTTTCTATATGATCATACCTGCTGCCTCTGCTTCCTTCTTCAAGGTTATATTCCAGGTTATTGTATGATGTTATTACATCCACCACATTTTTGGCTGCCTTTTCAGAGATTAATGATCTTCCGAGGTTTGTATGAACCAATGTCCCCGTTGCATTTATTACATTTCTCAGATTCATCTGAGATTTTTTTTCTATGTTATTTTTGATATTTTCTACGACGTCTTTTAAATGAAGCTCAGTTATACTACCCTGTGCTATTCCCTGTCGAAAATAATCAATTCCGTCTCTTATTCCCTCTGTAAAATTGAAATAATCTATATTTTTAGAAAGTTCTATTATTTCAGGTATTTTTATTATTTCATCTACCTTCGGAAGTTGCTTGAATAATTTTTTTTTCAAATTTTTTTACCCCACCTTTCAAACCCACCAAATATTGAAACCAACTTTTATATTTTTTTCTTCCTATAAAATTAACAATGTTACTTTCTAAAAATTTTACTAAAAAAGTTTTTTTTCTCTGCTGAATTTATATAACCCTCTTCAGTTTCTATAGACAACTCTCTGGCTATTATTTTTGCGGCGGCTTCTGCCATATCTCCTGTGAACTTCACGCATTGTGTCATATGCTTTTTAGAGCCAAGTTTCATATCTTTTGTGAGTATCCGACAGCAAAGAGTTTTATTATCTTTTCTGAATATATCATGAATCTCTCTGGATAATTCCATGGTTTTTTCTACCTCTTTTCCCTTTGCTTTTTGTCTTCCAAAGATAAGTCCTAATGACATCTGGGCTCCCACTACAGCACCACATGTGCAGCCAGCGTTTCCCATTCCCACAGGAAATCCTGATGCCAATGCAATCACTTCATCTCCTATTTCAGGTTTAAAGACATCTTTTAAAGTTTTTATAACAGCTTCTGAACAATAAAAGTCGCCGTTTTCATAGTAATTTTCTGCTGTTTTTCTGATTTTTGAAATATTTATTTTCTCCACTCTATTTCTCCTTTTTGTCAGAACATT carries:
- a CDS encoding C-GCAxxG-C-C family (seleno)protein; this translates as MEKINISKIRKTAENYYENGDFYCSEAVIKTLKDVFKPEIGDEVIALASGFPVGMGNAGCTCGAVVGAQMSLGLIFGRQKAKGKEVEKTMELSREIHDIFRKDNKTLCCRILTKDMKLGSKKHMTQCVKFTGDMAEAAAKIIARELSIETEEGYINSAEKKNFFSKIFRK
- the selA gene encoding L-seryl-tRNA(Sec) selenium transferase, which translates into the protein MKKKLFKQLPKVDEIIKIPEIIELSKNIDYFNFTEGIRDGIDYFRQGIAQGSITELHLKDVVENIKNNIEKKSQMNLRNVINATGTLVHTNLGRSLISEKAAKNVVDVITSYNNLEYNLEEGSRGSRYDHIEKLVCTVTGAEGAVLTNNNAAAVMLALNEFAKDGEAVVSRGELVEIGGSFRVPDIMKISGTKLIEVGTTNRTHPKDYIEAITENTSILLKIHTSNYKIVGFTKEVTNSELAEIGKENNVLTMEDLGSGVLVDFGKYGVKKEPTVQESIASGIDLITFSGDKLLGGPQAGIIVGKKKYIDRLKKNQLLRALRVSKMTLAALESTLRYYLDEREAVSEIPTLSMILENPVKVKEKATQLVEDLHKNNVKCRLVETEATIGGGSMPGETVKSYGVGIEGNPIELEREFRLGTPHIVGIIRNNLFILDVKAVKNDELHRLAKRAVDIIQK